The DNA region CCTCTTCACCACGGCCGAGCCGGATGAAGGAGCCGAGTTCCAGGCCGCGGCCCACTTCCGCAAGTGCACGCGAGTTGACCACCGCGGCCCGCAACTTGGCCAGCTGGCCTTCGGGCAGGTCGGGGTGGGTGCGGTACAGCGTGTCCGTGACCACCAGGCCGAGCACCGAATCCCCGAGGAATTCGAGTCGCTCGTTGGTGGGCAGACCGCCGTTCTCGTATGCGTACGAACGGTGGGTCAGCGCACGCACCAGAAGGGCGGACTCGAGGTGATACCCGAGCCGCCCTTCCAGAAGCGTGTGGGACGAGGCTGTGTTGACGTTGTCTGCCTGCTTCTTGGCGCTGGACAACTCAGACATCGGGCCTCTCACCAGCCGCTCAGACCTCGAGGACCTGGCGCTTGTTGTAGGTGCCGCAGCTCGGGCACGCAATGTGCTGGAGCTTCGGCTCCTGGCAACGCTCGCACGAAACCAGGGTGGGGACCGCAGCCTTCCACTGCGACCGGCGGTGGCGCGTGTTGCTGCGCGACATCTTCCGCTTCGGAACAGCCACGGCTACTTCTCCTGCTTCTCGTCGACGCCCGGTTCGGCGCCGCCCATGTTGTCCTTCTCGCCGTCCTGAACGGTCTCGGCGAGTCCTTGCAGTGCCGCCCAACGCATGTCGACGGCATCGTGGTGGTGGCCCGGATTCTCGTCCAGCCTGATTCCGCACTCGGAACACAGACCGGCACAGGTCTCCTTGCACACCGGCTGCAGCGGCAGTGCGAGCACCACCGCGTCACGCAGCACAGGCTCGAGGTCGAACAGACCGTCCTCGAGAAAGAACCTGTCCTCGTCGTCCTCGGCGTCGTCGACCGGGTCCGCGGTCCTGCTGCGGTTCCGGTCATCGGCGTCAGGGTACGAGAACATCTCCTGGAAGTCCGCTTCGACGTCGAGGCCCAGCGGCTCCAGACACCTTACGCACTCCCCCTCGGCCGTCGCGCGGGCGGTGCCTGTGACGAGCACCCCCTCCATGACCGATTCGAGGCGGAGGTCCAGCGCCAGGGGCGCGTTCTCCGGTACACCGATGACCCCGTCGATGCCGAGGTCCTTCGGTGCCTGAACCGAGCGGGTCAGCCGCTTCAGGGCACCAGGACGCCGACCCAGCTCGCGCGTATCGAACACGAGGGGGTTGCGGTGGTCGAGGTGGCCGTTCAGGGCTTCTCCTGCTTTCGAGCTCATGTGCGATGTGCGGCTTCGGGAGGGCCGCTCCGATCCGGAGAGGATGCGGGCAGCCGGGATCGCGGACATACGCGCGACCGAAGAGCCAGGATACTGGACGTACCGCCCAGGGCCCAATCCGGTCCCTCCGCCCGACGGGCCGCCCCCGTCAGCGCCCCTGCTCGTACCGGCGCAGCTGCTCCAGGTCGATCATGCTCGTGTCGAACAGGCTGGTCTCGTCGAGCGCGTTCTCGCCCTGTTGCGCGGGCACCTGGGCCTGCTGCGCCCAGCCGTAGTCCTGCTGCTGGTTCGGGTCGTAGCCGCCCTGCTGCTGGTAGCCGGCGTACGGGTCGGGCTGCTGCTGGTACGCGGCGTACGGGTCCGCCTGCTGGAGCGGCTGGTCCTGGTAGGCATACGTCTGGGCGTACTGCGGCTCGGACTGCGCCTGGGCCGGGAAGCCGGCCTGCGCGGGGTCCTCGTAGCCGGCCTGGGAGGAGTCCTGGTAGCCGGTCTGCGAGGGGTCCCGGTAATCGGCCGCCGGTGCGTAGTCCGGCTGTACGGGCTCCGTGTACTGCGGCTGCGGGACGTGCTGCGGCGCCGGGCTCGCGAGCTCCGCGAGGTTTGCCCAGTGGTCCTCGTCGCTGGTGTGGAGGGAGCCGCCCGCCGCCTCCTGCGCCGCCATGTGCGTGCCCAGCTCGTCGGTGGCGACCCGGCCGTGCAGCTTCTGCCGGCCGCGGCCGACGGCTTCCAGCGTCTTGGCGAGCACGGCCTCGAACGCACCGAGCTTGGTGTCGACGTAGTCGTCCGCGCGTCGCCTGAGCGTCTCCGGGTCCGCGCTGCGCTCGGGCGCCTCCGCGAAGTCGGGGTCCTCGTAGCCCTGCTCGCCGAGTCCTTCGCTGCGGCCCAGGAGCTTCTCCCGGCCGCGGTCGACGGAGCCGATGGTCTTGGTGAGGACGACCTCGAAGTTGGCGAGCTTGCTGTCGACGTACTCGTCCGCCTCGCCGCGCACCTCGTCAGCCTCCCGGCGGGCCTCGGAGAGGATCCGGTCGGCCTCGGCCTGGGACTGCCGGGCGATCTCCGTGTCGGAGATCAGTGAGTCGCGCTGGGCGCGGGCGGCCTCGATGATCCGCTCGGCCTCCTGCCGGGCCTGCTCGACGAGCTGCTCCCGGCCGCCGATGAGCTCCTCGGCGTGGGCGAGGGAACCGGGCAGGGCCTCGCGCACCTCCTCGAGCAGCGCGAGCAGCTCGGCGCGGTTGACCACGCAGGAGGCCGACATGGGCATGGAACGGGCGTTCCCGACCGTTTCGACGATCTCGTCGAGCTTCTTCTGCACGTCCACCGTGTGCTCGCCACTCTCTTGCTGCTGTTGGAGACGGACGGGACGACTGTAAGGCCACTCGCCTGCCGTCCGACACCTGGTGACGGGGGGTCAGCCCGTCACTTGTGGCCGAGACGCTCCACCAGTGCCTCGTGGACCTTCGGCGGCAGCAGGTGCGAGACGTCGCCACCCCAGGTGGCGACCTCCTTGACCAGGGAGGACGACAGGAAGCTGTAGGTCGGGTTCGTCGGCACGAAGAGCGTCTCGACCCCGGAGAGCCCGTTGTTCATCTGGGCCATCTGCAGTTCGTAGTCGAAGTCGCTGACGGCGCGCAGGCCCTTCACGATCGCCGGGATGTCCCGCTGCTTGCAGAAGTCGACCAGCAGGCCGTGGAAGGACTCGACCTCGACGTTGCCGAAGTCGGCGGTGACCTCGCGGATCAGCTCGATCCGCTCCTCCACCGTGAACAGCCCCTTCTTGGACTGGTTGATCATCACCGCGACGTGCACGACGTCGTACAGCTTCGAGGCTCGGCCAATGATGTCGAGATGTCCGTTGGTGATGGGGTCGAACGACCCCGGACAGACGGCGCGGCGCAACGTGATTCCCTCGCTCTCCGATGCGGTCATCGTGCGTCTTCGCACGTGGAAGCGGCGCGACCGTACCAAAGCGTTCCCTCGCCGTAGCGACGGGCCCGCAGTGGCTCGAATCCCCGTGGCCAGCTGAATTCTCCGCCCCGTGTGCTCCGTTCCACCGTGACGAGGGCATCGTCCGAGAGCCACCCCTGAGTACGGAGTGTGAGCAGGATCTCGCCGAGGTCGCCATCCGTGACGGCGTACGGCGGGTCGAGGAACACCACGTCGTACGGCCGCTCGGGCGCCGGTCCTGTCACGATCTGTTCGGCTTTGCCGGCACGGACCTCGGCGCCGGGCAGACCCAGGGTGCGGACGTTGTCACGGACGGTGCGCACAGCCTTGGCGTCGGCCTCGACGAGCAGCGCGTGGGACGCTCCGCGCGAGAGCGCCTCCAGGCCCACGGCGCCGGAGCCGGCGTAGAGATCGGCGACACGGATGCCGTCGAGGGTGCCCAGGAGCGCTGCCCACGTGGAGAACAGTCCCTCGCGCGCACGGTCGGAGGTGGGGCGGGTGCCGGTGCCGGGCGGGACGGCCAGGCGGCGTCCGCCGGCCGCGCCTGCGATCACGCGGGTCATGGGTGTCTGGTCCTCGGGTCGCGGGCGGCGCGCAGGACGGGACGCGCGCCGTGCTCCCACGATATGGCGTCGGGGTGGGTCCGGCCCTCACCCCTTGTCGAGGTACTCCTCCCTGTCCTTGTCCAGCAGCGCGTCCAGGGCGGTGCGCAGCTCCGGCAGCGCTTCGAGGTCCGGGTCGGCCGCGACGACGCGGACGGCCTCCTCGCGCGCCGCCGCGATGACCTCCTCGTCGTCGATGACGCTGAGCACCCGCAGCGAGGAGCGGACGCCGGACTGCGCCTGGCCGAGGACATCGCCCTCGCGGCGCTGTTCGAGGTCGATCCGGGAGAGTGCGAAGCCGTCGAGGGTGGCGGCGACCGCCGAGAGCCGGGCCCGGGCGGCGCTCGCCTCGTGGGCCTCGCTGACCAGCAGGCAGAGGCCGGGGGCCGAGCCGCGCCCGACACGGCCCCGCAGCTGATGCAGTTGGGAGACGCCGAAGCGGTCGGCGTCCATGATGACCATCGCGGTGGCGTTGGGGACGTTGACCCCGACCTCGATGACGGTGGTGGCGACCAGTACGTCGGCCTGGCCGGCGGCGAACCGGCGCATCACCTCGTCCTTGTCGTCGGGGTGCATCCTGCCGTGGAGCACCTCGATCCGCAGGCCGGCCAGGGGGCCCTTGGCGAGCTGGTCGGCGATCTCCAGGACCGCGAGCGGCGGCCGCTTCCCGGGGTCGTCCTCGGGGGCCGCCTGCTTCTTCCCCTTCTTCCCGTCGGCCGTCTCCTCGGCGTCGTCGCCGATGCGGGGGCACACCACGTACGCCTGGTGGCCGTTCTCGGCCTCCTCGCGTACGCGTTCCCAGGCGCGGCTGAGGAAGTGGGGTTTGTCCTTGGCGGGGACGACGTGACTGGCGATGGGCGAGCGGCCGGCCGGGAGCTGGTCCAGGACGGATGTCTCCAGGTCGCCGAAGACGGTCATCGCGACCGTGCGGGGGATGGGGGTCGCGGTCATCACGAGCAGGTGCGGCGGCTGCTTCCCCTTGGAACGCAGGGCGTCGCGCTGCTCCACACCGAAGCGGTGCTGTTCGTCGACGACGACGAGGCCGAGGTCGTGGAACTTCACCTTGTCCTCGATCAGCGCGTGGGTGCCGATGACGATCCCGGCCTCTCCGGTGACCAGGTCGAGCAGCGCCTGGCGGCGGCCCGCGGTCCCCATGGAGCCGGTGAGCAGGACGACCTTGGTGCCGCGGTCGGAGCCGCCGAGCATCCCTCCCTCGGCCAGTTCGCCCATCATCTCGGTGATGGAGCGGTGGTGCTGCTGGGCGAGGACCTCGGTGGGAGCGAGCAGCGCGGTCTGCCCGCCGGCGTCGACGACGCGGAGCATGGCGCGCAGGGCGACCAGGGTCTTGCCGGAGCCCACCTCGCCCTGGAGCAGCCGATGCATGGGGTGCTGGGTCGCCAGGTCGCGGAAGATCTCCTCGGTGACCTTCTGCTGGCCTTCGGTGAGCGTGAAGGGGAGCGTGGCGTCGAAGGAGTCGAGGAGACCGTCGGCGACGGCTTCCCGGGCCACCGCGGGAAGCTGGGTGTCGGCGTACCTGCGGCGGGCGAGGGCGACCTGGAGGACGAAGGCCTCGTCCCATCGCAGCCGCTCGCGCGCGGCTGCGATGTCCGCCTTGGTGCGCGGACGGTGGATCTTGAGCAGTGCCTCGGGCAGGGGGACGAAACCGCGCCCTTCGCGCAGTGACGGCGGCAGCGGGTCCACGACGTCCCCGGCGCTCGGAAGGACGGTGTCGACGGCCTTGGCGATGCGCCAGGAGTCGAGCTGCTTGCAGGCGGGGTAGATCGGCAACAGCTGCCCCGCGAACGCGTCGACGGCCCCGGTCGCCTCGTCCTCGTCGGCGTCCAGGAGCTGGTACGTCGGGTGGGCGAGCTGCATCCGGCGGTTGAAGACGGAGACCTTGCCGGCGAACATCGCGCGCCGGCCGGGGAGGAGCTCCTTGTGGGGCTTGTGGACCCCGTGGCCGAAGAAGACCAGCTGGAGCCTGCCGCTGCCGTCGGTGAGGGTGACCTCGAGGCGCTTGCCGCGGCCGTTGTTGAACATCATGATCCGCGCGTCGGCGACCTGGGCCACGACGGTCACGTGCTCGTCCAGCGGGAGCTCGGCCAGCGCCGTGAGGCGGCCCCGCTCCTCGTAGCGCCGCGGGTAGTGGTGCAGCAGATCACCGACCGTGTGCAGGTCGAGGTGTTCGGCCATCACCTTCGCGGTGGCTCCGCCGAGCAGCTTCTTGAGGGGTTCGTCGAAAGCGGACACGCGGTCCATTGCACACCACGCCACTGACAGATGTCGCGGGGCGCCGGACCGCGGAGGGTCGTCGTCCCGCGCCTGCCGGCCGTCACTCGACGCCGATCAGCAGGGGCGCGTCCTGGTGGCCGCCCCGGTAGACCACCGTGTCGACGGCGACATGGCCTCCGCGGACGTGTGCGCACAGGTCCTCGGCCAGGGCGTCGGGGACGTCCTGGCCGAGGACGAGGGTGACGAGTTCGCCGCCCGCCGACAGCATCCGGTCCAGGACCGTGCGGGCGGTGGCGGGGACGTCCCCGCCGATCACGGCGACGTCCCCGTCGATGAGGCCGAGGATGTCCCCGGCCTGGCACACGCCGGCCATGGTCCAGGACTGCCGCTCGGCGACGGCCAGTTCGGCGTACCGGGTGGCGCCGGCCGCCGCGGTCATCGCGACCACGTCCTCGTCGAAACTGCGGTCCGGTTCGTGGACGGCGAGCGCGGCGATGCCCTGGACGGCTGCGCGGGTGGGGACCAGGGCCACGCGGACGCCTTCGGCCCGGGCCTGTTCGGCGGCCGCGGCGGCGGTGTGGCGCAGCTGGGCGTCGTTGGGCAGCAGGACGACCTCGCGGGCGTGGGCCCGGCGGATCGCGTCGACCAGCTCCCCGCTGGCGGGCGGCTCTCCCGGGCGCGCCAGCACGGTGGTCGCCCCCGCCTCCGCGCAGATGCCCGCGAGCCCGTCGCCGGGCACGACCACGACGACCGCGCGCTGGGCCGGCTCCTGGTGGGCCCGGATCCGGTCCGCCGCGAAGTGGGTGATCCGGATCCGGTAGGGCCGGCCGGCCTCGACACCGGCCTCGACGGCCGCTCCGGCGTCGTCGACGTGGACGTGGACGTTCCACAGGCCGTCGCCTCCGACCACCACGAGGGACTCCCCCAGCGCGTCGAGCCGGCTCCGCAGCAGGGCGACGGCTTCGTCCCCGGCCTCCAGCAGGTAGATCACCTCGAAAGCGGGTCCGCCCACCGGGTCCGCCTCGGCACAGTTCCCGGTCATGGGGAGGGCGTCGGGGTCCACCGTCCGTACCGCGGGTGCCGGAGCCCGGCCGCCGACCGCCTCCAGCAGCGCCCCGAGGACGGTCACCAGGCCCTGGCCGCCCGCGTCCACGACGCCCGCGCGTCCGAGGACGGCGAGCCGGGCGGGGGTGGCGGCCAGCGCGGTGAGCGCTCCGCCGTACGCGGCGTCGAGCACGGCCGTGAGGTCCGCGGCCGGCGCCGTGGCCGCCGCGGCTCGGGCGGCCTCGGAGGCGACGGTCAGAACGGTGCCCTCCACGGGGTGGGCGACGGCCTGCCGGGCGGCGGCGGCCGCCTCGGTCAGCGCCCGGCGCAGATGGTCCGCGTCGCCCGCGTCGGCCAGCACGCCCGCCATCCCCCGCAGCAACTGGGCCAGGATGGTGCCGGAGTTGCCGCGGGCACCGATCAGCGCCCCGTGCGCCATGGCCCGTACGGCGTCGGCGGCGGTGGGCGTGGTGGTGCCGGTCTCATGGGCGGCGAAGACGGCTTCGACGGCCGCCGCGGCCGACTCGACGGTCAGGTAGAGGTTGGTGCCGGTGTCCCCGTCGGCGACCGGGAAGACGTTGATCGCGTCGATCGCCCGGCGTTCGCGGCCCAGTGCCTCCAGGGCCAGGGAGCACCAGGTGCGCACCGCGACGGCGTCCACATCGTCGGGGGGCTGCGGCACCGTCGGTCCTCCTTGGGGCGGCCGTGGGGGGCGGGCTGCACCGCAGAGTAGCTCTGCGCGGGGCAGCCGCCGGGGACAGGGCCGGGGCGGGCGGCCCGGCAACCCGTGGTAGTTTCGTATCTCCGAAGCAGGCGTTGTATGCTGCTCCGGTTGCCCGACGAGAGTCGGGACATTCCTCCGGTAACGCCACTTCAGTAAAATGATTCCGGCGTGCCGGAATTCACTGTAAGTGCATCTGAAGTCTTTGGAGTGACCCGTGGCTGCCAACTGCGACGTTTGCGGCAAGGGGCCGAGCTTCGGCAACAGCATTTCGCACTCGCACCGCCGTACGTCCCGTCGCTGGAATCCCAACATCCAGCGCGTGCGTGCAGTGGTCGGTCGGACGCCGAAGCGGCTCAACGTCTGCACCTCGTGCATCAAGGCCGGCAAGGTCGCGCGCTGACGTCCCCGTCGTAGCGCAGCCTTCCGGTTGCCCAAAAAGCCGGTCCATCTCGGTGGACCGGCTTTTTGCTGTGCTCAGGCGTGGTGCGCTTCAGGCGGGCGCCGCGCTGCCGCGTGCGAGCCAGCCGTGGTCGACGGGCCCGATCCCGCCACCCAGCGCGAAGCCGGCCCGTATCGCGCCGGTGACGTACGCCTTCGCGCCCCTCACGGCGGTCGGCACGTCCTGGCCCCTGGCGAGCCCGCAGGCGATCGCGGAGGCCAGGGTGCAGCCCGTGCCGTGGGTGTGCCGGTTGTCGAGCCTGGGGGCGCGCAGCCAGTGTTCCTCGCTGCCGTCCGTCAGGAGGTCCACGGCCTCGCCCGGCAGGTGGCCGCCCTTGACGACGACCCAGCGCGGTCCGTAGGAGAGCACTTCGGCGGCGGCCCTCCGCATCCCCGGCTCGTCGGTGACCTCGATACCGGTGAGCTGGGTCACCTCGTCGAGGTTGGGAGTGGCCACCGTCGCGACGGGCAGCAGTTTCGTGCGTACGGAGTCGAGTGCCTCGGCGGCGAGCAGCGCGTCGCCGTGCTTGGAGACGCCCACCGGGTCGACGACGACAGGGGCGTCCGTCCCCGCGAGGAGTGCGGCGACGGTCTCGACGAGCGCGGCCGAGGACAGCATGCCGGTCTTCACGGCCTGGACGCCGATGTCGTCGACGACGCTGCGGTACTGGGCGCGCACGGCCTCCACCGGGAGCTCCCAGGCCCCCTGCACGCCCAGCGAGTTCTGGGCGGTCACCGCGGTCAGCACGCTCATGCCGTGGGTGCCGAGGGCGAGCATCGTCTTCAGGTCGGCCTGGATGCCGGCACCGCCGCCGGAATCGGATCCGGCGACGGTGAGTACGCGGGGCGGTACAGCGGTGGTCACGGTCATGCCCGGGAATCTACTGGGCTTCCTCGATCGACCCGAAATGGTCCCAGCCGCCCTTGCTCGTCCACGGCGCCCCGTCGACGGTGACCTGGGGCAGGGCCGAGGGGTTGAGGACCTCGCCGATCACCTTCCAGCGGGCCGGGAGTTTCACGTCCGGCGGGAACGTCGCCACGATCGCGTGGTCCTCTCCCCCGGTGAGCACCCACTGCAGCGGGTCGACGCCGACGGCCTGCCCGATGTCGGACATCTGGGAGGGGATGTCGACCAGCCCGGAGCGCAGATCGATCCGGACCTTGCTGGCCTCCGCGATGTGCCCGAGATCGGCGACAAGTCCGTCGCTGACGTCGGTCATCGCCGTGGCGCCCAGTCCGGCGGCCGCGGGGCCCGCGTGGTACGGCGGCTCGGGGCGCCGGTGGGCCTCCACGAAGGCGCGCGGCGAACGGAAGCCCCGGGAGAGCACGGCGAATCCGGCGGCGGACCAGCCGAGCCAGCCGGTGACTGCCACCACGTCGCCGGGCCGGGCGCCGGCCCGGGTGACGGGTTCGTGGTTGCGCAGGTCGCCCAGCGCGGTGATCGAGACGGTGATGGTGTCACCGCCGACGACGTCGCCGCCGACGACGGCCGCCCCCGCGACCTGGCACTCGTCACGCAGCCCGTCCATGAGCTCGGTGGCCCAGGTGACGGGGAGATCGGCGGGTACGACGAGGCCGAGGAGCAGCGCGGTCGGTACGGCGCCCATGGCCGCGATGTCGGCGAGGTTCTGTGCGGCCGCCTTACGCCCGACGTCGTACGCCGTCGACCAGTCGCGGCGGAAGTGCCGCCCTTCCAGCAGGATGTCCGTACTGGCCACGACCCTGCGGTCGGGAGCGGCCACGACCGCGGCGTCGTCGCCGGGTCCCAGCCGTACCGCCGGAGTGGTGGTGAGCCGGGACGTGAGCTCTCTGATGAGCCCGAACTCCCCCAACTCGC from Streptomyces sp. B1I3 includes:
- the rpmF gene encoding 50S ribosomal protein L32 translates to MAVPKRKMSRSNTRHRRSQWKAAVPTLVSCERCQEPKLQHIACPSCGTYNKRQVLEV
- a CDS encoding DUF177 domain-containing protein codes for the protein MSSKAGEALNGHLDHRNPLVFDTRELGRRPGALKRLTRSVQAPKDLGIDGVIGVPENAPLALDLRLESVMEGVLVTGTARATAEGECVRCLEPLGLDVEADFQEMFSYPDADDRNRSRTADPVDDAEDDEDRFFLEDGLFDLEPVLRDAVVLALPLQPVCKETCAGLCSECGIRLDENPGHHHDAVDMRWAALQGLAETVQDGEKDNMGGAEPGVDEKQEK
- a CDS encoding ATP synthase F0 subunit B — encoded protein: MDVQKKLDEIVETVGNARSMPMSASCVVNRAELLALLEEVREALPGSLAHAEELIGGREQLVEQARQEAERIIEAARAQRDSLISDTEIARQSQAEADRILSEARREADEVRGEADEYVDSKLANFEVVLTKTIGSVDRGREKLLGRSEGLGEQGYEDPDFAEAPERSADPETLRRRADDYVDTKLGAFEAVLAKTLEAVGRGRQKLHGRVATDELGTHMAAQEAAGGSLHTSDEDHWANLAELASPAPQHVPQPQYTEPVQPDYAPAADYRDPSQTGYQDSSQAGYEDPAQAGFPAQAQSEPQYAQTYAYQDQPLQQADPYAAYQQQPDPYAGYQQQGGYDPNQQQDYGWAQQAQVPAQQGENALDETSLFDTSMIDLEQLRRYEQGR
- the coaD gene encoding pantetheine-phosphate adenylyltransferase, whose protein sequence is MRRAVCPGSFDPITNGHLDIIGRASKLYDVVHVAVMINQSKKGLFTVEERIELIREVTADFGNVEVESFHGLLVDFCKQRDIPAIVKGLRAVSDFDYELQMAQMNNGLSGVETLFVPTNPTYSFLSSSLVKEVATWGGDVSHLLPPKVHEALVERLGHK
- the rsmD gene encoding 16S rRNA (guanine(966)-N(2))-methyltransferase RsmD, whose translation is MTRVIAGAAGGRRLAVPPGTGTRPTSDRAREGLFSTWAALLGTLDGIRVADLYAGSGAVGLEALSRGASHALLVEADAKAVRTVRDNVRTLGLPGAEVRAGKAEQIVTGPAPERPYDVVFLDPPYAVTDGDLGEILLTLRTQGWLSDDALVTVERSTRGGEFSWPRGFEPLRARRYGEGTLWYGRAASTCEDAR
- the recG gene encoding ATP-dependent DNA helicase RecG; its protein translation is MDRVSAFDEPLKKLLGGATAKVMAEHLDLHTVGDLLHHYPRRYEERGRLTALAELPLDEHVTVVAQVADARIMMFNNGRGKRLEVTLTDGSGRLQLVFFGHGVHKPHKELLPGRRAMFAGKVSVFNRRMQLAHPTYQLLDADEDEATGAVDAFAGQLLPIYPACKQLDSWRIAKAVDTVLPSAGDVVDPLPPSLREGRGFVPLPEALLKIHRPRTKADIAAARERLRWDEAFVLQVALARRRYADTQLPAVAREAVADGLLDSFDATLPFTLTEGQQKVTEEIFRDLATQHPMHRLLQGEVGSGKTLVALRAMLRVVDAGGQTALLAPTEVLAQQHHRSITEMMGELAEGGMLGGSDRGTKVVLLTGSMGTAGRRQALLDLVTGEAGIVIGTHALIEDKVKFHDLGLVVVDEQHRFGVEQRDALRSKGKQPPHLLVMTATPIPRTVAMTVFGDLETSVLDQLPAGRSPIASHVVPAKDKPHFLSRAWERVREEAENGHQAYVVCPRIGDDAEETADGKKGKKQAAPEDDPGKRPPLAVLEIADQLAKGPLAGLRIEVLHGRMHPDDKDEVMRRFAAGQADVLVATTVIEVGVNVPNATAMVIMDADRFGVSQLHQLRGRVGRGSAPGLCLLVSEAHEASAARARLSAVAATLDGFALSRIDLEQRREGDVLGQAQSGVRSSLRVLSVIDDEEVIAAAREEAVRVVAADPDLEALPELRTALDALLDKDREEYLDKG
- a CDS encoding DAK2 domain-containing protein — translated: MPQPPDDVDAVAVRTWCSLALEALGRERRAIDAINVFPVADGDTGTNLYLTVESAAAAVEAVFAAHETGTTTPTAADAVRAMAHGALIGARGNSGTILAQLLRGMAGVLADAGDADHLRRALTEAAAAARQAVAHPVEGTVLTVASEAARAAAATAPAADLTAVLDAAYGGALTALAATPARLAVLGRAGVVDAGGQGLVTVLGALLEAVGGRAPAPAVRTVDPDALPMTGNCAEADPVGGPAFEVIYLLEAGDEAVALLRSRLDALGESLVVVGGDGLWNVHVHVDDAGAAVEAGVEAGRPYRIRITHFAADRIRAHQEPAQRAVVVVVPGDGLAGICAEAGATTVLARPGEPPASGELVDAIRRAHAREVVLLPNDAQLRHTAAAAAEQARAEGVRVALVPTRAAVQGIAALAVHEPDRSFDEDVVAMTAAAGATRYAELAVAERQSWTMAGVCQAGDILGLIDGDVAVIGGDVPATARTVLDRMLSAGGELVTLVLGQDVPDALAEDLCAHVRGGHVAVDTVVYRGGHQDAPLLIGVE
- the rpmB gene encoding 50S ribosomal protein L28; protein product: MAANCDVCGKGPSFGNSISHSHRRTSRRWNPNIQRVRAVVGRTPKRLNVCTSCIKAGKVAR
- the thiD gene encoding bifunctional hydroxymethylpyrimidine kinase/phosphomethylpyrimidine kinase; protein product: MTVTTAVPPRVLTVAGSDSGGGAGIQADLKTMLALGTHGMSVLTAVTAQNSLGVQGAWELPVEAVRAQYRSVVDDIGVQAVKTGMLSSAALVETVAALLAGTDAPVVVDPVGVSKHGDALLAAEALDSVRTKLLPVATVATPNLDEVTQLTGIEVTDEPGMRRAAAEVLSYGPRWVVVKGGHLPGEAVDLLTDGSEEHWLRAPRLDNRHTHGTGCTLASAIACGLARGQDVPTAVRGAKAYVTGAIRAGFALGGGIGPVDHGWLARGSAAPA
- a CDS encoding thiamine-phosphate kinase, giving the protein MKGTVGELGEFGLIRELTSRLTTTPAVRLGPGDDAAVVAAPDRRVVASTDILLEGRHFRRDWSTAYDVGRKAAAQNLADIAAMGAVPTALLLGLVVPADLPVTWATELMDGLRDECQVAGAAVVGGDVVGGDTITVSITALGDLRNHEPVTRAGARPGDVVAVTGWLGWSAAGFAVLSRGFRSPRAFVEAHRRPEPPYHAGPAAAGLGATAMTDVSDGLVADLGHIAEASKVRIDLRSGLVDIPSQMSDIGQAVGVDPLQWVLTGGEDHAIVATFPPDVKLPARWKVIGEVLNPSALPQVTVDGAPWTSKGGWDHFGSIEEAQ